The proteins below come from a single Thiohalorhabdus denitrificans genomic window:
- a CDS encoding IS3 family transposase, with product RVERDFQAEAPDTLWVSDITYVPTDAGFLYLAVVLDVFSRGVVGWSMAGHMRTELVLNALDMAIQSRQPESVIHHSDQGCQYTSLAFGQRCQEAGVAQSMGSVGDCYDNALAESFFATLECELIDRQCFGNHAEAKRAIFEFIEGWYNPSRRHSALGQQAPKAYEAAWRDAA from the coding sequence CCGGGTGGAGCGGGACTTCCAGGCCGAGGCACCGGATACGCTCTGGGTCTCGGACATCACCTATGTACCCACGGACGCCGGTTTTCTGTACCTGGCCGTGGTGCTCGATGTCTTCAGCCGCGGGGTGGTCGGCTGGTCGATGGCCGGCCACATGCGCACCGAGCTGGTACTAAACGCCCTGGATATGGCGATTCAGAGTCGCCAGCCGGAGTCGGTAATTCATCATTCGGACCAGGGCTGCCAGTACACGTCGCTGGCGTTCGGCCAGCGCTGCCAGGAGGCCGGCGTGGCCCAATCCATGGGCTCAGTCGGTGATTGCTACGACAACGCCCTGGCCGAGAGCTTTTTCGCTACCCTCGAATGCGAATTGATCGACCGCCAGTGCTTCGGAAACCATGCGGAGGCCAAGCGGGCGATCTTCGAATTCATCGAGGGCTGGTACAACCCGAGTCGCCGCCATTCCGCCCTCGGGCAGCAGGCCCCGAAGGCCTATGAAGCGGCCTGGCGGGATGCCGCGTAA